One segment of Ziziphus jujuba cultivar Dongzao chromosome 12, ASM3175591v1 DNA contains the following:
- the LOC107428792 gene encoding protein NRT1/ PTR FAMILY 2.13 translates to MRKCTRPSFWSFFGWTKQKLSSTTTSKTSDDSLQKALVENDDVYLSSPSAISKKPGWKAVPYILGNEAIERLATFGLTANMMVYLMREFEMEQVEAANILNVWNGASNVFPLIGAFFADAYLGKFLTIILASFAALLGMAIITLTASIPQLRPPKCSPTMEQLDQCIGYTKSQVSVLLIGLYWLALGTGGIRPCTIPFGIDQFDTTSVEGRKATNSLYNWFYTIFTLTLLIAQTVIVYIQDSISWAFGFGLPTFLMFCSIILFLAGSKFYVYEKPEGSLLSRTLQVFVAAYKKRHHKVPIEAKFFDPPHKENEVAKLPLSTRLRFFNKAALIVDDNDQYLKLDDEPCPNPWRLCSIQQVEEVKCLIKIFPIWSSGIICFISMTTQGTFTVSQAMKMDLHLRPKFQIPPGSVSVISYITIAIWLPLYDSVILPTIRKITKHEKGISTLQRIAIGNVCSILYMVVAGLVEGNRRAIAISNPRPSSVPQMSVMWLAPQLILLGFCEIFSVVGHIEFYNDEFPHSMRSIGNSLLFLSIAGANYLSSLLVDIVHRTTAKDGQPDWLTDDINEGRLEYFYFLIAGLGALNFIYLLFCSNGYCYKTTVKVDIEQCNIGVDQA, encoded by the exons ATGAGAAAATGTACTAGACCATCTTTCTGGTCATTTTTCGGCTGGACCAAACAGAAATTAAGCAGCACTACTACAAGTAAAACTAGTGATGATTCTCTACAGAAAGCATTGGTGGAAAACGACGACGTTTATTTGTCATCTCCCAGCGCCATTTCAAAAAAGCCTGGTTGGAAGGCCGTGCCTTACATCTTAG GAAATGAAGCGATTGAAAGATTGGCGACGTTTGGATTGACGGCAAATATGATGGTTTATTTGATGAGAGAATTTGAGATGGAGCAGGTGGAGGCAGCAAATATTCTGAACGTCTGGAATGGCGCGAGCAACGTTTTTCCTCTTATTGGGGCTTTCTTTGCCGATGCTTACCTTGGCAAATTTCTTACCATTATTTTGGCCTCTTTTGCAGCTCTTCTG GGCATGGCAATAATCACTCTAACAGCATCAATCCCACAACTTAGACCACCAAAATGCAGCCCAACAATGGAACAATTAGACCAATGCATTGGCTACACAAAATCACAAGTCTCGGTCTTGCTTATTGGCCTATATTGGTTAGCCTTAGGGACGGGTGGAATAAGGCCATGTACCATTCCCTTTGGAATTGATCAATTTGATACTACCTCTGTTGAAGGAAGAAAAGCAACAAACAGTCTCTATAATTGGTTCTACACCATATTTACACTGACCCTCTTGATTGCTCAAACCGTCATCGTTTATATCCAGGATTCTATTAGCTGGGCTTTCGGTTTTGGGTTACCCACTTTCCTCATGTTTTGctctattattttgtttttagctGGATCAAAATTTTATGTGTATGAAAAGCCTGAGGGAAGCCTTCTCTCTAGGACTCTTCAAGTTTTTGTTGCGGCCTATAAGAAACGCCATCATAAAGTTCCAATTGAAGCCAAATTCTTTGATCCTCCTCACAAAGAAAATGAAGTGGCAAAGCTGCCACTTTCCACGCGGCTCAG GTTCTTCAACAAAGCTGCCTTAATAGTGGACGATAATGATCAATATCTAAAGCTAGATGATGAACCTTGTCCAAATCCATGGAGGCTATGTAGCATCCAACAAGTTGAAGAAGTAAAATGCTTGATAAAAATTTTCCCAATATGGTCCTCAGGTATAATATGCTTCATCTCCATGACAACACAAGGAACATTTACAGTGTCACAAGCCATGAAAATGGATCTCCACCTCAGGCCCAAGTTTCAAATCCCACCGGGCTCAGTCAGTGTAATATCATACATAACAATAGCTATATGGCTACCCTTATACGACAGCGTTATATTGCCCACAATTAGAAAAATCACCAAACATGAAAAAGGAATCAGTACTCTTCAAAGAATAGCAATTGGAAATGTTTGCTCTATTCTATACATGGTGGTGGCTGGTTTAGTAGAAGGAAATAGAAGAGCTATAGCCATATCGAATCCTCGGCCAAGCAGCGTCCCACAGATGTCGGTTATGTGGCTGGCTCCTCAGCTAATCTTGTTGGGATTTTGCGAAATTTTCAGTGTAGTTGGACACATTGAGTTTTACAATGATGAATTTCCTCATAGCATGAGAAGCATTGGGAATTCTCTACTCTTTCTAAGCATAGCTGGGGCTAACTATTTGAGCAGTTTGCTAGTGGATATTGTGCACAGAACAACGGCAAAGGATGGTCAACCTGACTGGTTGACAGATGATATAAATGAAGGAAGATTGGAATATTTTTACTTCCTAATTGCTGGACTTGGTGCTCTGAATTTCATCTACCTTCTGTTCTGTTCTAATGGATATTGTTACAAGACCACAGTGAAAGTTGACATAGAGCAATGCAATATTGGTGTCGACCAAGCTTGA